The DNA segment CGTCATCGGTAGGTCGAGATTCTGGGCGTGTCGTTCGATCTCCCAGGCGGAGTCGAAGTGGGGTACGTCGGTGTCGCGTTCGTGGCTCCCGACGCCGCTGAAGACGAACTGTTCGACGCCCTCGTCGCTCGCGACGTCCGCGAGGTTCTTCCCCTGCTGAACCTGGTTCTCGTAGCCCTGCGTCCAGAAGTTGGTCACGCCGAAGACGGCGTCTACGTCGCCGACGGGTCCCCGGAGGGTGCCGGGATCGTCCAGGTCGCCTTCGACCATCGTCACACCCCGTTCCTCGAGCGCTTGCGCCGTCTCACCGCTCGTATCACGGGTCAGCCCGCGGACGTCGAACGCCGTATCCGACGAGAGGAGGTGATCGACGACCGCTCCGCCCTGGTTGCCGGTCGCGCCGGTCACGAGGACGCGCGTCGGTTCGTCCGCCATCGTCAGTCCGACCTCCACGCGCCGCCGAGTCGCTTCGTGTGCGATACGCCCGGTTCCGAGCCGCCCGAACGGTTGAGTGTCATTACGTTACCCGGTTCGTTCCGGAACCCTATACCCGTTCGGCGACGCCGAGGATACCACGTGACGTCGACGTTACCGGGTTCGAGCACTCCGACGACCGCCGTCGGACGCGGCGGGTTCTCCGGGGTTTTTACGCGCCGGCCCCCTACCGCAGCGAGTGAACTCCGACGAGGTCCTCGAAGGCTGGGCGGAACGGTCGGGCGAGTACTCGCCGGAGTACTACGCCTACTACGGACCGGACGAGACGAGCGATCTGATCCGCGATCGAATCGACGCCGTCGTCGGTCCGGACGCGGCCGTTCTGGAACTGGGCTGTAGCTCGGGTCGGCATCTCGCCCACCTCCACGACGGCGGTTACGAGGACCTCCACGGCATCGAGATCAACGGCGACGCGTTCGACGTGATGGCCGATAGCTACCCCGACCTCGCCGCCGCCGGGACTTTCCACCACGGCGCAATCGAGGACGTCGTGAGGGAGTTCGGCGACGACGCGTTCGACGCCGTCTACTCGGTCGAGACGCTCCAGCACGTCCATCCAGACAACGAGTGGGTCTTCGAGGAACTCGCGCGGATCACGGCCGACCTCCTCGTCACCGTCGAGAACGAGGGCGGGGACGACGAGGAGGTCGACGTGAACTACGTCAACGACGACTTCCCCCTCTTCTATCGCGACTGGCGCCGCGTCTTCACCGCGCTCGGCCTCGA comes from the Halalkalicoccus sp. CG83 genome and includes:
- a CDS encoding class I SAM-dependent methyltransferase, with protein sequence MNSDEVLEGWAERSGEYSPEYYAYYGPDETSDLIRDRIDAVVGPDAAVLELGCSSGRHLAHLHDGGYEDLHGIEINGDAFDVMADSYPDLAAAGTFHHGAIEDVVREFGDDAFDAVYSVETLQHVHPDNEWVFEELARITADLLVTVENEGGDDEEVDVNYVNDDFPLFYRDWRRVFTALGLDEIDAVPLERDTFRAFRATER